A portion of the Leptospira congkakensis genome contains these proteins:
- a CDS encoding putative porin, translating to MVPKIPKIPFLFLILSLNSLSAEIIWGPTIEKSGGEYIFETGNKYPNLSGIRGGSRISFPRTFSLFGIQGIFTKDRLEISGALKTTGRYQKSGEARDEDFFLGAVSTENTTNIATREWSYRDSATIYSGSRNFADGKGKSTVFESRAELYGRYYFQTANPNYWADGSGFFLSMGARYSYFKYIFYDVNQYVESTPVFYGPIGMGLTFSNDLWEFFTGGGYRYSSGDFYADFSFMPSIGRIKTRDFHVQRSINFFSENYGLGWASKAEVGYKIGPTWLSYIRINHRRFFSEGRFTSQGGLTRDDLASNLVGGFKSHINIKDYSIEIGALNKLDWSPGSSTNTEKVVPNTEE from the coding sequence CTGGTGCCTAAAATTCCCAAGATTCCATTTTTATTTTTAATTCTCAGTTTAAATTCACTGTCTGCAGAAATAATCTGGGGGCCAACCATCGAAAAGTCTGGTGGTGAATATATATTTGAAACTGGTAATAAATATCCAAACCTATCGGGAATTCGAGGCGGCTCGAGGATCTCTTTTCCTAGGACATTTTCGCTATTCGGGATCCAAGGAATTTTTACAAAAGACCGACTAGAAATTAGCGGTGCCCTTAAAACCACAGGTCGATATCAAAAATCGGGAGAAGCTCGAGATGAAGATTTTTTTCTTGGAGCAGTATCCACCGAAAACACCACAAACATCGCAACACGTGAATGGAGTTACCGAGATTCAGCGACTATCTATTCCGGTAGTCGTAACTTTGCCGATGGGAAAGGTAAATCAACAGTATTTGAAAGCCGAGCAGAACTCTATGGGAGGTATTATTTCCAAACAGCTAATCCAAATTACTGGGCTGATGGTTCTGGGTTTTTTCTTTCTATGGGCGCAAGATATTCTTACTTTAAATACATTTTCTATGATGTGAATCAATACGTGGAATCTACTCCCGTCTTTTATGGTCCGATTGGAATGGGACTCACGTTTTCAAACGATTTATGGGAATTCTTTACCGGCGGTGGATACCGATATTCATCCGGGGACTTCTACGCGGACTTTAGTTTTATGCCATCGATAGGAAGAATCAAAACGAGAGATTTTCATGTACAGAGGTCTATCAACTTCTTCTCTGAAAACTATGGACTTGGCTGGGCTTCCAAAGCAGAAGTTGGTTATAAAATAGGGCCAACCTGGCTTAGTTATATACGCATTAACCACAGAAGATTTTTTTCCGAAGGTAGATTTACTTCACAGGGCGGATTAACCAGAGATGACCTAGCTTCTAATTTAGTCGGTGGCTTCAAATCACATATAAATATAAAAGATTATTCGATCGAAATAGGAGCCTTAAACAAATTAGATTGGTCACCTGGAAGTTCAACAAATACAGAAAAAGTAGTACCTAATACAGAGGAATAA
- a CDS encoding M48 family metallopeptidase: MADFEIERKTTKGRNISLVVYQNGKVVLKHPARIPKKQLEEFLAEKREWILSKLEGLPKDIPKKLKFEEGEKIHIFGTQVTIQLSSNKRSNLTSEYIQIPKTKTEETRIRKGKLVLKEILFEKIIPLIESTSSALNTKVTKLSIKPMRSLWGSCNSKNQISLNLSLVHCPDSIIEYIVLHEIAHTIEHNHSARFWKIVESHNPKYKLAEKWLKEVGKKYIYYLN, encoded by the coding sequence ATGGCAGATTTCGAAATCGAAAGAAAAACTACCAAAGGAAGAAATATTTCCCTCGTAGTTTACCAAAATGGCAAAGTGGTTCTAAAACATCCTGCCAGGATACCCAAAAAACAATTAGAAGAATTCTTAGCCGAAAAAAGAGAATGGATTTTGTCCAAACTCGAAGGACTCCCCAAAGACATTCCTAAAAAATTAAAATTTGAGGAGGGAGAAAAAATCCATATCTTCGGGACTCAAGTAACGATACAGTTGAGTTCCAATAAAAGGTCAAACCTTACCTCTGAATACATTCAAATCCCCAAAACAAAAACGGAAGAAACTAGAATTCGAAAAGGGAAACTGGTTTTAAAGGAAATACTTTTTGAAAAAATAATCCCATTAATAGAATCAACTTCCTCTGCACTCAACACAAAAGTTACAAAATTATCTATCAAACCAATGCGTTCACTCTGGGGCAGTTGTAATTCCAAAAATCAAATTTCCTTAAACTTAAGTTTAGTCCACTGTCCAGACTCTATTATAGAATACATAGTTTTACATGAAATTGCTCATACAATTGAACACAACCATTCAGCTAGATTTTGGAAAATTGTTGAGTCACATAATCCCAAATACAAACTAGCAGAGAAATGGTTAAAAGAAGTTGGGAAAAAATATATCTACTACCTTAATTAA
- a CDS encoding low molecular weight protein-tyrosine-phosphatase: MKEKTKVLFICLGNICRSPAAQGALENLVNQKKLNQSFEIDSCGTSGYHDGDLPDLRTRKAAEKRGIHLTHKSRKLTLNDLKYFDYLLVMDENNFADVISLSNDKKIQEKIFLFGQFRSDKGEPIVPDPYYKSEIAFDRVQDLVEDCSAGFLNFLGV, encoded by the coding sequence ATGAAAGAAAAAACAAAAGTTCTATTTATCTGTTTAGGAAACATTTGCCGTTCTCCTGCAGCCCAGGGTGCATTGGAAAACTTGGTAAATCAAAAAAAATTAAACCAATCGTTTGAAATCGATTCTTGTGGTACGTCTGGTTACCATGACGGTGATTTACCCGATCTTAGAACAAGGAAAGCCGCAGAAAAAAGAGGAATCCATCTAACCCATAAATCTAGAAAACTAACCTTAAATGATCTGAAGTATTTCGATTATTTATTGGTTATGGATGAGAACAACTTTGCTGATGTAATCAGTCTAAGTAATGATAAAAAAATTCAGGAAAAAATATTTCTCTTTGGTCAATTTAGAAGTGATAAAGGAGAACCAATTGTCCCCGATCCATATTACAAAAGCGAAATTGCATTTGATAGGGTTCAGGATCTTGTGGAAGATTGTTCCGCTGGTTTTCTGAATTTTTTAGGAGTATAA
- a CDS encoding NAD(P)/FAD-dependent oxidoreductase, with amino-acid sequence MSQIKKKVLIVGAGFGGLQVIKTLANHKSFDITVVDKKNHHLFQPLLYQVATAVLSPADIAIPSRSITTKYKNVKILLGDVTEIDFKNRQVKFQNNTETYDYLILATGARTSFFGNHSWKEKTLGLKNLKDALAIRRRILLSFEQAELIGNNEKAKSFMHYVIIGGGPTGVELAGSIAELSHNIIRKDFRNIDSGMTKVTLIEAGPRLLTAFSEKSSSFTKEKLESRGVEVLTNSPVLDITDTGVVLKDRTIESKTVIWAAGVEGSELAKNMQLNKDKANRIIVDEFCRTIEYPEVFVIGDAANYSKGLVRPLPGVSPVAMQQGRYVAKIIESLEKNKPLSPFHYFDKGNMATIGRTDAVAEFGKIRLKGILGWLGWLFVHLVYQVGFKNKVSTLLSWVWSYLTFRAGSRLIQEEMDELSVRS; translated from the coding sequence ATGTCACAAATAAAGAAAAAAGTATTAATTGTGGGGGCGGGTTTTGGCGGATTACAGGTAATCAAAACTCTCGCGAATCACAAATCCTTTGACATAACTGTTGTTGATAAAAAAAACCATCATCTGTTCCAACCTCTTTTATACCAAGTGGCAACTGCCGTATTGTCACCAGCGGATATTGCGATTCCCTCTCGATCCATCACAACTAAATACAAAAACGTAAAAATATTACTTGGTGATGTAACCGAAATTGATTTCAAAAATCGCCAAGTTAAATTTCAGAATAACACAGAAACTTACGATTATTTAATTCTCGCAACGGGAGCAAGAACTAGTTTTTTCGGAAATCATTCTTGGAAAGAAAAAACTTTAGGTTTAAAAAATCTAAAAGATGCATTGGCTATTCGAAGGAGGATTCTACTTTCCTTTGAACAAGCAGAACTCATTGGTAATAATGAAAAAGCAAAAAGTTTTATGCATTATGTTATCATAGGCGGAGGACCAACAGGAGTAGAACTCGCAGGGTCTATTGCCGAACTTTCCCATAACATCATCAGAAAAGATTTTCGAAATATTGATTCCGGAATGACAAAAGTAACACTAATCGAAGCGGGTCCCCGTTTACTCACCGCATTTAGCGAAAAATCCAGTTCTTTTACCAAAGAAAAACTAGAGAGTAGGGGAGTTGAGGTCCTTACCAATTCCCCGGTTTTAGATATCACAGACACTGGTGTTGTTTTGAAGGATAGAACTATAGAATCAAAAACGGTGATTTGGGCTGCAGGAGTTGAAGGGTCTGAGTTAGCAAAAAATATGCAGCTTAACAAGGATAAGGCGAATAGAATCATCGTTGATGAATTTTGCAGAACAATCGAATATCCAGAAGTATTTGTTATTGGAGACGCTGCAAACTACAGCAAAGGTTTGGTCAGACCTCTTCCTGGAGTCTCCCCTGTTGCTATGCAACAAGGCAGGTATGTTGCCAAAATCATAGAATCCCTTGAAAAAAACAAACCGCTATCACCATTTCATTATTTTGACAAAGGCAATATGGCCACCATCGGGCGAACTGATGCAGTTGCAGAATTTGGAAAAATACGGTTAAAAGGAATTTTAGGATGGCTCGGTTGGCTTTTTGTTCATCTTGTCTACCAAGTTGGATTTAAAAATAAAGTAAGTACCTTACTCAGTTGGGTATGGAGTTATTTAACATTTCGAGCTGGATCAAGACTTATCCAAGAAGAGATGGATGAACTTTCAGTTCGATCTTAG
- a CDS encoding alpha/beta fold hydrolase, with the protein MLPISIRTKFHSIEGVEWGNPTGTPILAFHGWLDNANSFAPLAKYFPEYRFISIDFPGHGKSSHKPENTVYYFAEYTLEVVSIAQALGLENFILMAHSMGAAVSTLVAGTNLLKINKLVLIESLGPLTNLSESAPDILTEAIKQILHPRGKKETFFPDMESAVGVRMRAGDMKLESAEILMERGIEKTPKGLKPRRDLRLHYNSFFRYTEEQIESFCSRIECPTLLILGDRSGFPIAEKYNNRKDAVKNLKEVILPGGHHLHMDSPKEVSSAILEFLEN; encoded by the coding sequence ATGTTACCGATTTCTATTCGCACAAAATTCCACTCTATCGAGGGAGTAGAGTGGGGGAATCCAACAGGAACACCAATCCTTGCCTTTCATGGTTGGCTGGATAACGCCAATAGTTTTGCACCTCTTGCTAAGTATTTTCCCGAATATAGATTCATATCCATTGACTTCCCTGGTCACGGGAAATCCAGCCACAAACCAGAAAATACAGTTTATTATTTTGCAGAATATACTTTAGAAGTTGTGTCGATTGCCCAAGCTCTAGGATTAGAAAATTTTATATTAATGGCGCATTCCATGGGAGCCGCAGTATCTACGTTAGTTGCCGGAACCAACCTTCTAAAAATAAACAAGCTTGTGTTGATTGAATCGTTAGGCCCACTTACCAATCTTTCCGAATCAGCTCCAGACATACTTACGGAAGCCATCAAACAAATCCTTCATCCAAGAGGAAAAAAGGAAACATTTTTCCCTGATATGGAATCTGCCGTTGGTGTTCGGATGCGAGCAGGTGATATGAAGTTAGAATCTGCAGAAATCCTTATGGAAAGGGGAATTGAAAAAACTCCCAAAGGATTAAAACCAAGAAGGGACTTAAGACTTCATTATAATTCATTTTTTCGATATACGGAGGAACAAATAGAATCCTTTTGTAGTCGGATCGAATGCCCAACATTACTTATATTAGGTGATAGATCAGGATTTCCGATTGCTGAAAAATATAACAATAGAAAAGACGCAGTTAAAAACCTAAAGGAAGTAATTTTGCCTGGAGGGCACCATTTACATATGGATTCACCGAAAGAAGTATCCTCTGCCATTTTAGAATTTTTAGAAAATTAA
- a CDS encoding PaaI family thioesterase: MKQPIENPSIHGYEIHHDTCFGCGKENPLGLVADFTFHDETGEVNFTYSFKKMYNGAPGFVHGGILSTVLDEAMGGLCFHLGYIVMTDTMSFKFHKATPVEKELLVRAWPIKKAKRKVLLECELTSLDGEILYVKGEGAFHILPPRFFSDKLTGGKIAIANELLSVNKLKRAHLFDRIET, encoded by the coding sequence ATGAAACAACCTATAGAAAATCCTTCTATACATGGTTACGAAATCCATCATGACACTTGTTTTGGATGTGGGAAAGAAAATCCATTAGGCCTTGTCGCAGATTTTACCTTCCATGATGAAACTGGAGAAGTAAACTTTACCTATAGTTTCAAAAAAATGTATAACGGAGCCCCTGGTTTCGTACACGGCGGAATTCTTTCCACCGTTTTGGATGAAGCAATGGGCGGGTTATGTTTTCACTTAGGTTATATAGTTATGACAGATACTATGAGTTTCAAATTTCACAAAGCCACTCCCGTTGAGAAGGAACTACTCGTTCGTGCTTGGCCCATCAAAAAGGCAAAACGTAAAGTTCTATTAGAATGTGAACTAACATCTCTCGACGGCGAAATTTTATATGTGAAAGGTGAGGGGGCATTCCATATTTTGCCTCCTCGTTTTTTCTCGGATAAACTAACCGGAGGAAAAATAGCGATTGCGAACGAATTGCTATCAGTAAATAAATTGAAACGCGCACATCTCTTTGATAGGATAGAAACATGA
- a CDS encoding LIC20035 family adhesin → MKTKLLYLIIITLTLHCSGASIKDGSGDQEFELKFSKGKWIRTERFKNSGGIRAVGEVKAECGGAKCTEDQVSKFAAPKIKSLPKHGSWEEYIQFEQPGSTAENPKYKSTLDQVGDYSDGKKIGIWKKPDPENPQKYIAETPWVDGKKEGLAKTFDKQGIVTSETNYADDKKNGPYYRKNNKGEWVEKGSFKDNEEDGEWTYYFVGADGNGIKTKVSYSNGLKNGQEINYYKDGAVESQGSYSSDIRSGLWKMFGSKGNILAEGNYSKKENSENLDIKYERTGTWKEYYADGKLFGTGTRKHTRTGEWKFYYKNGQIGYQGNMANESMLESAKVYDNTGKILGEGKLFFSLVKIDEESQDLKLNYKPSIPYTYFYPSGKKRMVIRSTEDATEYAEDGRELGKGSVEPQGRKMGCWTIGGKTEYYMIDKPMPKMTPSQCK, encoded by the coding sequence ATGAAAACCAAACTTCTCTACTTAATCATCATCACACTCACTCTACATTGTTCGGGGGCTTCCATAAAAGATGGGTCAGGCGACCAAGAATTTGAATTGAAATTTTCTAAAGGCAAATGGATTCGAACAGAACGTTTCAAAAACTCTGGCGGAATCCGGGCAGTGGGAGAAGTAAAAGCAGAATGCGGCGGAGCAAAATGTACAGAGGACCAAGTATCTAAATTTGCTGCGCCTAAAATTAAATCATTACCAAAACACGGTTCTTGGGAAGAATACATCCAATTCGAACAACCTGGGTCTACAGCTGAAAATCCAAAATACAAATCCACTCTTGATCAAGTTGGGGACTACAGTGACGGCAAAAAAATTGGAATCTGGAAAAAACCTGATCCTGAGAATCCACAAAAATACATTGCAGAAACTCCTTGGGTTGACGGGAAAAAAGAAGGTCTGGCCAAAACCTTTGACAAACAAGGTATCGTAACTTCTGAAACAAATTATGCAGATGATAAAAAAAATGGACCTTATTACCGAAAGAATAACAAAGGTGAGTGGGTAGAAAAAGGTTCTTTCAAAGATAACGAAGAAGACGGGGAATGGACCTACTATTTTGTTGGTGCCGATGGAAATGGAATCAAAACCAAAGTTTCTTACAGCAACGGATTAAAAAACGGACAAGAAATCAATTACTATAAAGACGGTGCAGTGGAATCACAAGGTTCTTATTCATCCGACATTCGTAGTGGATTATGGAAAATGTTTGGATCTAAGGGAAATATTCTTGCAGAAGGAAATTATTCTAAGAAAGAAAATTCAGAAAACTTAGACATTAAGTATGAAAGAACTGGAACTTGGAAAGAATATTATGCTGACGGTAAATTATTCGGGACGGGGACAAGAAAACATACAAGAACCGGCGAATGGAAGTTCTATTACAAAAACGGACAGATCGGTTACCAAGGGAATATGGCTAACGAAAGTATGTTAGAATCTGCTAAAGTTTATGACAATACTGGAAAAATTCTTGGTGAAGGAAAATTATTCTTCTCACTTGTAAAAATTGATGAAGAATCACAAGACTTAAAACTAAATTATAAACCTAGCATTCCTTATACTTACTTTTATCCTTCTGGGAAAAAAAGGATGGTGATTCGATCCACCGAAGATGCCACTGAATATGCAGAAGATGGAAGAGAATTAGGAAAAGGATCTGTAGAACCTCAAGGACGAAAAATGGGATGTTGGACCATTGGAGGCAAAACAGAATACTATATGATTGATAAACCAATGCCAAAAATGACTCCATCGCAATGCAAATAA
- a CDS encoding AAA family ATPase has translation MQINKEQITEISDQVKLLRSELSESISGMDNVIQSLFVGLVANGHVLLEGMPGLAKTLVAKNLASIIDAKFSRVQFTPDLLPADLTGTNIFNPKTSSFEIRKGPIFTNVLLADEINRAPAKVQSALLQCMEERQVSIADETFDLEPPFFVIATQNPIDQEGTYPLPEAQLDRFLFKVIVTYPSFEDEVAILHQHGNLDFTKKKSKKVMKPKEIHKISEISNKVFVEPKLQNYIVNLTRNTRPETTTDSDLKIFIQHGVSPRASLAMLKVSRINALLEGRDFVIPEDIQRFFSEIVKHRLHLTIDAISEDISTDSIIKRILTVTEVP, from the coding sequence ATGCAAATAAATAAAGAACAAATTACAGAAATCTCCGACCAAGTAAAACTACTTCGGTCGGAACTATCCGAATCCATCTCAGGAATGGATAACGTCATCCAATCTTTATTCGTCGGGCTAGTAGCCAACGGACACGTGTTACTCGAAGGGATGCCTGGTCTCGCAAAAACCCTTGTAGCAAAAAACTTAGCGTCCATCATCGATGCTAAATTTTCTCGAGTTCAATTCACACCCGACTTATTGCCAGCAGACTTAACGGGAACCAATATTTTCAATCCTAAAACTTCATCGTTTGAAATCAGAAAAGGCCCAATTTTCACGAATGTTTTGTTAGCTGATGAAATCAACAGAGCGCCTGCAAAAGTTCAATCCGCTTTGTTACAGTGTATGGAAGAAAGACAAGTTTCCATTGCTGATGAAACATTCGACTTGGAACCACCATTTTTTGTGATCGCTACACAAAACCCTATCGACCAAGAAGGAACTTATCCGCTCCCAGAAGCCCAACTCGATCGATTTCTGTTCAAAGTCATTGTCACCTATCCTTCCTTCGAAGATGAGGTCGCCATCTTACACCAACATGGGAATTTAGATTTTACCAAAAAAAAATCTAAGAAGGTAATGAAACCAAAGGAAATTCACAAGATTTCTGAAATTTCAAATAAGGTTTTTGTGGAACCAAAACTCCAAAACTATATTGTAAATCTTACAAGAAACACAAGACCTGAAACAACAACTGATAGTGACTTAAAAATTTTCATCCAACATGGTGTAAGCCCCAGAGCAAGCCTTGCTATGTTAAAAGTAAGCAGAATCAATGCACTTTTAGAAGGAAGAGATTTTGTCATCCCGGAAGATATCCAACGTTTTTTCTCAGAAATTGTAAAACATCGCCTTCACCTAACAATCGATGCAATTAGCGAGGATATCAGCACAGATTCTATTATCAAACGAATCTTAACTGTCACGGAAGTTCCCTAG
- a CDS encoding DUF58 domain-containing protein, which translates to MLSPELKRLLQVLQWETKKKFSSTKQGLLTMSERGRGLDFKEVRNYQYGDDMRYIDWNVTSRTGELYTKEYYEERDTSIIVFYDTSVSLNGSQKNTAFQIALFLSLFHIKMGNRILLIPFSDSPSKSGKWLRTETEVFSAFSNITKQPQGETTNYSEAYQFAFKLYPKYAISYWISDFNHFSYYLETNKVPKIWEPIGIWIQDELDTLKFPFWLRMFQKISAENISFRNNETTYTKDLKATKSFFGVQFVQINPNTKLSQQILPLFKIKRNG; encoded by the coding sequence ATGTTATCTCCAGAACTAAAACGCCTGCTGCAAGTTTTACAATGGGAAACAAAAAAGAAATTTTCTTCCACTAAACAAGGCCTTCTCACCATGTCGGAACGGGGGAGGGGGCTCGATTTCAAAGAAGTAAGAAACTACCAGTACGGCGATGATATGCGTTATATCGACTGGAATGTAACCTCTCGAACTGGAGAACTTTATACAAAGGAATATTATGAAGAACGAGATACTTCCATTATTGTATTTTATGATACAAGCGTATCTCTAAATGGTTCTCAAAAGAACACAGCTTTCCAAATTGCACTTTTTTTATCTTTATTCCATATAAAAATGGGAAATAGAATTTTACTCATCCCATTTTCAGATAGCCCCTCAAAATCCGGAAAATGGCTTAGAACAGAAACTGAAGTTTTTTCCGCCTTCAGTAATATCACAAAACAACCACAAGGTGAAACCACAAACTATTCAGAGGCTTACCAATTTGCATTTAAACTCTACCCTAAATATGCAATTAGTTACTGGATCTCCGATTTTAATCATTTTTCATACTACTTAGAAACTAACAAAGTTCCAAAAATTTGGGAACCGATTGGGATTTGGATCCAAGATGAATTAGATACACTAAAATTTCCATTTTGGCTTCGTATGTTTCAAAAAATATCCGCAGAAAATATAAGTTTTCGGAACAATGAAACTACATACACCAAAGATTTAAAAGCAACAAAATCGTTCTTTGGTGTTCAGTTTGTACAAATCAATCCGAATACAAAACTTTCACAACAAATCCTACCACTATTCAAAATCAAACGAAATGGATAA
- a CDS encoding LB_053 family protein: MDKYIAIFLLCSGSIFAAPKEIVLESDIYVGDTVHYQIELFDTNDSELSIEEGEIYEDDTMPSYKIFNVNKKPSKLEASIIFYKPGTYILPVSWDQNGTNFRSSLSIKVKSQLLGSETDIEDIEPPIVFSGPYFFRLFIVLLITAINLYLVYALYLYWRKKPKVMDAFWEKQPTLDETTKRLHIVEKYLESDSIHEKELMFKISEYLKEVYSKRLDENLLGKTDSEFFVDLSNRTHIENSALRELRIHFRNIKYNENNTNLNKESARVIWEKIKKDFEL; this comes from the coding sequence ATGGATAAGTATATCGCTATATTTCTATTATGTTCGGGATCAATTTTTGCCGCACCGAAAGAGATTGTTTTAGAATCTGATATTTATGTAGGGGACACTGTCCATTACCAAATAGAATTATTCGATACAAATGATAGTGAATTAAGCATTGAAGAAGGAGAAATTTACGAAGATGATACGATGCCTTCTTATAAAATTTTTAATGTAAACAAAAAACCTTCTAAATTAGAAGCCTCCATCATCTTCTACAAACCAGGCACTTATATTTTACCGGTTTCATGGGACCAAAACGGCACGAATTTTCGATCTTCCTTATCTATCAAAGTCAAATCTCAACTACTAGGCTCAGAGACTGATATCGAAGACATTGAACCTCCAATTGTATTTTCTGGCCCTTACTTTTTTCGTTTGTTTATCGTTCTCTTAATTACAGCTATTAATCTGTATCTAGTGTATGCCTTATATTTATATTGGCGCAAAAAACCAAAAGTGATGGATGCTTTTTGGGAAAAACAACCCACCCTTGACGAAACCACCAAACGACTGCATATTGTAGAAAAATATTTAGAATCTGATTCAATCCATGAAAAAGAACTTATGTTTAAAATTAGTGAATACTTGAAGGAAGTTTATTCCAAACGACTAGACGAAAACTTATTAGGAAAAACCGATTCTGAATTTTTTGTCGACCTCTCCAATAGAACACATATCGAGAATTCTGCTTTAAGAGAATTACGGATTCATTTTAGAAATATTAAATATAATGAAAATAACACGAACCTCAACAAAGAATCTGCTCGTGTAATTTGGGAAAAAATCAAAAAGGATTTTGAATTATAA
- the batA gene encoding VWA domain-containing protein BatA translates to MDQFQRPYLLFLILPFLLLGLYQWRKKPLGSVLLIQSDRFQKQKTKFLINLRSLGLKLSEFSIYIAGIFLIIAAAGPGKKFSLTPEVTNGIDIMIALDISGSMTNSYDFLPKNRLTVSKDLLREFIQKRLYDRIGIVLFAGAAYLQSPLSNDRYALDELISETSDEDISEQGTAVGDALVLSTYRLKDSKAKSKIIILLTDGVSNTGKLDPETASYAAKAYGIKVYSIGIGKEQSQYEVNYESLEKISESTTGKFFRAESPEVLQEVLNEINSLETVELPSKPLEIHETHFPKALFVFFMILGVLGLLMVYPFTEKL, encoded by the coding sequence ATGGATCAGTTCCAGAGACCTTATCTTTTATTCTTAATTTTACCTTTTTTATTGCTAGGATTGTACCAGTGGCGAAAAAAACCTTTAGGTTCTGTTCTACTCATCCAGTCCGATAGATTTCAAAAACAAAAAACAAAATTTTTAATAAACCTAAGATCCTTAGGTTTAAAACTATCAGAATTCTCAATTTATATAGCAGGAATTTTTTTGATCATCGCGGCTGCCGGTCCCGGAAAAAAATTCAGTTTAACACCGGAGGTTACTAATGGGATCGATATCATGATCGCCCTAGACATCTCAGGTTCCATGACCAATTCATACGATTTTTTACCTAAAAACCGACTGACTGTCTCAAAAGATTTACTAAGAGAATTTATACAAAAAAGGCTCTACGACAGAATCGGAATTGTCTTATTCGCAGGAGCAGCTTATTTACAATCACCCCTATCAAACGACAGATATGCGTTAGACGAACTTATTTCCGAAACCTCCGATGAAGATATTAGCGAACAAGGAACAGCTGTCGGTGATGCTTTGGTTCTTTCTACGTACCGTCTAAAGGACTCCAAGGCAAAATCAAAAATTATAATTTTGCTCACGGATGGAGTCTCCAATACAGGAAAATTAGATCCAGAAACAGCTTCTTATGCTGCGAAAGCCTATGGAATCAAAGTCTATAGTATAGGAATTGGGAAAGAACAAAGCCAATATGAAGTGAATTACGAATCTCTGGAGAAAATTTCAGAAAGTACGACAGGGAAATTTTTTCGTGCAGAATCTCCGGAAGTATTACAGGAAGTGTTAAACGAAATTAACAGTTTAGAAACAGTCGAACTACCTTCAAAACCTTTGGAAATTCACGAAACACATTTCCCAAAAGCATTGTTTGTTTTTTTTATGATCCTAGGAGTTTTGGGGTTACTTATGGTATACCCATTCACTGAAAAGTTATGA